Proteins from a single region of Acidimicrobiales bacterium:
- a CDS encoding MarR family transcriptional regulator — MPGSRPRPGCDDALAEVERALTRLLRQMTRPAFYRWLAAAGGVHLDRADYGVLVRIDEAAPVRMTDLAESLGIDISTVSRHVRGLERSGLVQRTGDPDDQRASRLSLSEEGQDVLRRVRRTRQEAMRRLLAEWSEADRAQLAQLIVRLSDEMDSLGQVVSSSADTRAPVTSGSGR, encoded by the coding sequence GAGCGCGCCCTCACCCGTCTGCTGCGCCAGATGACCCGCCCCGCCTTCTACCGGTGGCTGGCCGCCGCCGGCGGGGTCCACCTCGACCGGGCCGACTACGGGGTGCTGGTGCGCATCGACGAGGCCGCCCCGGTGCGGATGACCGACCTGGCCGAGTCGCTCGGCATCGACATCTCCACCGTCAGCCGCCACGTCCGGGGCCTCGAGCGCTCGGGCCTGGTCCAGCGCACCGGCGACCCCGACGACCAGCGGGCGTCGCGCCTGAGCCTCTCCGAGGAGGGCCAGGACGTGCTGCGGCGGGTCCGCCGCACCCGGCAGGAGGCCATGCGCCGGCTGCTGGCCGAGTGGAGCGAGGCCGACCGGGCCCAGCTGGCCCAGCTGATCGTGCGGCTGTCCGACGAGATGGACAGCCTCGGCCAGGTCGTGTCGTCGTCGGCCGACACCCGCGCCCCGGTGACCTCGGGCAGCGGCCGATGA